CAGATAAGCAGCTTTGATGTGGGTGCGGAGGCCGTCACCTCGAAGTTCGATTTGACGGTGACCATGGTGGAGACATCAGCCGGTCTCATCGCCACCTTGGAGTACAACAAGGCGCTGTTTGATCACAGTACGATCGTTCGAATGGTTGATCATTTCCACAAGCTTCTGGAAGAAATCATTGCCAACCCGGATCAATCAATCACCTTGCTACCGCTCATGCGTGAGGAAGAGGAACAGCGACTCATTACCGAATGGAATCGTACGGAAGCGCCATACCCGAAAGAAAAATGCGTTTATGAAATGATTGAAGACATGGTGGCGAAAGCCCCGGACAACATCGCGCTCATCGTAGGAGATCAAACGACTACCTACGGGGAATTGAACAGACAAGCGAACAAACTGGCTCATTATTTACGCAAGCAAGGAGTAGGACCCGAAGTACTCGTCGGTGTCTGCGCACAGCGGACAACCGAGATGATGATTGGACTTTTGGCCATTATGAAAGCTGGCGGGGCCTATGTGCCAATCGACCCAAGCTACCCGGCGGATCGCATTGCCTACATCATCGAACACTCACAAGTTCCGGTCTTATTAACACAAGAAAAACTGTTGCCAACTCTGCCTGAGCACAACGCCAAAGTGATCTGCCTGGACAATGATTGGGAAGCAGTTGCCGACGAAAGCGAGGAGAACCCGACCAAGCTTGGAAATTCCGACAATTTGATCTATGTCATCTACACGTCCGGTTCTACAGGCAATCCAAAAGGAGTAGCGCTCGAGCATCGCAGTGTCAGCTACTTCCTATCGTGGGCACACGACACATTCACACCAGAGGAGATGAGTGGCGTATTGTTCTCCACGTCAATCTGCTTTGACTTGTCTGTCTACGAAATGTTCGCAACACTGACCATGGGTGGCAAAGTTATCATGGCGGAAAATGCATTACAATTGCCATCCTTGCCAGCAGCCAATCAGGTGACACTGATCAATACCGTACCATCGGCAGCGACGGAGCTGGTGCGTATGAATGGGATTCCAGCGTCGGTGCGTGTCATGAACCTATGCGGTGAGCCACTTTCTAACAAGCTGGCACAGGAATTGTATGCCTTTGAAAACGTAGAAAAAGTCTTTAACCTCTACGGACCGACAGAGGACACCGTTTACTCTACACACTCCATCGTGAAAAAAGGAGCCGTCAGCGAACCACTGATCGGACGACCGCAGTTCAATACGCAAGTTTTTGTATTAGATAGTCATCGCAAACCAGTTCCGGTAGGAGTGCCGGGAGAATTGTACCTCGGTGGTTCAGGCTTAGCACGAGGCTATCTCCACCGCCCCGATCTGACCATGGAGCGCTTTGTGCAGAATCCGTTCCGTGGGCCAGGGGAGAGAATGTACCGGACGGGTGATCTCGTACGCTATTTGCCAGATGGGAATCTTCAGTTTATGGGACGTGTTGATTACCAGGTCAAAATCCGCGGCTATCGTATCGAGTTGGGCGAAATCGAATCTGTTCTGAGACACCACCCTGAAGTCAAGGAAGTCGTGCTAGTCGCTCGTGAAGACAGAGAAGGGGACAAACGTCTAGTGGCGTACATCGTGTTCGAAGAGAATCACACAAGTACGTCTCATGACCTGAACCACTTCCTGACTGACAAGCTTCCAGCCTATATGATCCCGCAACACTTTATGATCATGGAGAGCCTACCGAAGACGCCAAACGGTAAACTGGATCGCAAAGCGCTGCCGAAGCCGGAATACGACCGCTCGGAATCAGGCGTTGAATACCAAGCGCCGCAAACGCCAGTCGAGATTATGTTGCATACGCACTGGGCTTCCGTACTCGAAATGGACAAAATCGGAGTACACGACAACTTCTTCGAGGTTGGCGGTCACTCATTGCTCGCTACCCAGCTTATCTTCAAGGTTCGCGAAGAGCTACAGCTTGAGGTACCGCTGCGAATCCTGTTTGAGACCCCGACCATTGCGGGTATGGCCAAGACCATCGAGGAAATTCTCAAACACGGTCTTTCTGCTGTTTCCCATGACATCGACGCAAAGGATCTCAAGGATGAAGTCATACTCGATCCTGCGATTCAGGCTGAACATCCGTACGTGGGTGATCCAAGTCAGTTCCAAGCAGCATTATTGACAGGAGCCACTGGTTTCCTTGGTGCTTTCTTGTTGCGTGACCTGCTACAGATGACAGACGCTGACATTTACTGCCTCGTTCGAGCTTCTGATGAAGAGGAAGGAATGGCACGACTACGCCAAACATTAGAGCTATACGAGTTATGGAATGAGGAGCAGGCGCATCGGATCATCCCTGTCATCGGTGATTTGGCAAAGCCACGACTGAATCTGTCCGAAGATCAGTTCTCCGAGCTGGCTGAAAAAGTGGATGTGCTCTATCACAATGGTGCTCTTGTTAACTTTGTGTATCCGTACGCAGCCTTAAAGAAAGCAAACGTACTTGGGACGGAGGAAATCCTTCGCCTCGCTGTAGCCAAAAAGACCAAGCCTGTGCATTTCGTCTCAACAATTTTCACGTTTGCATCCGAAGAAACAGAAGAATCCATGGCCTTCCGCGAAGAGGACATGCCAGAGAACAGTCGCGTCCTCACTTCCGGTTATACACAGAGCAAGTGGGTAGCCGAGCATCTCGTCAATCTCGCTCGCGAACGCGGCATTCCAGCGGCGATATACCGTTGTGGACGGATGACTGGGGACAGCGAAACAGGAGCATGCCAGAAGGACGATCTGATGTGGAGAATTGCAGCCGGGATTATAGATTTGGGCAAAGCTCCTGACATGAGCGGCGATCTGGACATGATGCCAGTTGATTTTGCAAGTAAGGGAATCGTTCATCTCTCCATGACCGAGCAGAGCTTGAGCGAAAACTTCCACTTGCTCAACCCGAACTCAACCGATTACGAAGACCTGATTTCAGCGATTGAAGACAGAGGATTTGTATTGGAACGAGTCACCATGGATGAGTGGATTGAGGCGGTGCAAGAGGATACGAAAGAAAAAGGCAATGAGGCCAACTCAGCCGCTCCGCTCGGCAATCTGTTCACAGACGGCCACACAAGCAGAGGAAGTGTAGTCTATATAGGCAATAAAACGACACGTTTACTGCGTCAAAACGACATTGATTGCCCGGAAATTGACGAGGAAGTTTTCGGTAAAGTCCTTGATTACTTTATCAGAAGCGGCCAACTAAAATTACCGGAGCAAGCCTTGCAATAAAAAAATAATGCTCATCCGTCACCTCATTATCATGGTGGCGGGTGGGAAAATAACCAAAATAGTGATAAACTTTAAAATAACTACAAATATTGGAGGTTTTATCCATGCCATTTGACATTCAGCTACTTGCACCTATCATTGCTATTCAATTGATCCTAGCAGTTATCGCATTAATCGACTTGGCTCGACGTGAAGCATATCGCGTTGCAGGTGGAAAAAAATGGCCATGGGCTCTCGGCATTATCTTTATAAACACCTTGGGTCCGATCGTGTATTTCTTTGTAGGCAGAAAAGACTAGCTCAAGAGAACCGAGGAAAGGGTTGACATTCTTTGCGAGTTATCGAATGTGAAGGCCTCACAAAGGAATATAAAGAGCATAAAGCGTTAAAGAACGTAACCTTTTCCGTCGATGGCATCGGTTGTGTCGGTTTTCTTGGGGGGAATGGTGCCGGGAAAACGACGACCATTCGCATCCTAACCGGATTGGCTGCACCGACCAGAGGAAAAGTGAAAGTGGTAGGCTACGACGTCGTGACTGACCGCAATAAAGTCACAAGTGAAGTAGGGTATTGCCCACAAATCCCAGCCTTTTACAACTACATGACAGCGACAGAGTGGATGCATTGGGTGGGCAAACTTTATGGATTGGACAAGCGCACAATTGCGCAGCGGACGGATGAACTCTTGGAGTTATGCGGAATCAATGAGGCGAGGAACCGCCCAATAAGCGGTTACAGCGGAGGGATGAAGCAGCGTCTGGGTATTGCCCAGGCGCTCATCCACAACCCCAAGCTACTCGTTTTGGACGAGCCCGTTTCCGCGCTGGACCCCATGGGCAGATATGACGTCTTATTGCTAATAGAAAAGTTGAAACAACATATGACTGTCTTTATGTCGACTCACATTTTGGATGACATCGAAAGAATCGCCGACCACATCGTCATCATCAAGGACGGTACGGTGGTGCTGTCGTCCAGTTTGGATCAGCTGCGAGCAAACCATGTGGAGCCACTGATTGAATTCAAGCTTGATCAACAAGACATAGATTTAACCGATGTATTGAATGGGCTAACCTGGATCAGGGAATGGAACCTAGACGGCGGTATTTACAAAGTTCTCATCAATGACATGGAAAAAGCCAAGGCACTCCTGCCGCACATTCTTTTGGAAACTGGCGGGACACTGGCGTATTATCGCTTGTCCGCATCGACCCTCGAAGATATTTTCCTAAAGGTTGTGAATAACTGATGACTTCCCACCCAATGATCAGAAAAGAATTTAATGAATTGGTCAAAACCTACAAGATTCTCATCATTCCGATTGTGTTTATTGCCTTAATGATTACACAACCGATTACGATGAAAATGCTCCCTGATATTTTGGCCAATTCCACTGGACTGCCAGAAGGGGCCGTCATCAAAATTCCAACCCCGTCTGCGCCGGAAGTACTCTCGACGGCGATTAGCAAATTCAGCTCACTCGGCACGTTTGTGTTAATCCTTATCGTCATGGGGTCCATTGCCGGAGAAAAAGCCTCAGGGGTAGCATCTATGGTATTCGTCAAGCCCATCAGTCGAGCTAAATACTATCTCGCCAAAGCCATTACCTACTACACGTTAACAATGGCAAGCATGCTAATCGGGATGGGGATAACTGCCTACTATACAGAGATCCTTTTCGGAAAACTAGATTGGACCCATGTATGGATCGGTACCTTGATGTACATACCGAATCTATTCCTTGTCGTCACAACAACGCTGTGCGCCTCCAGCTTTTTTAGCAATGCTGTTGGTGCCGGTGGAGCCTCGCTGGTATTCAATATCCTGATCTTCACTGTTCCACAATTTCTGGGTAAATTTTTGGATATGGTGTCACCAGGTGGATTGTCAAATGCGGCGATGATGGTGATTCAAGAAAACTCAACGCTGGCCCAAGCTTTCATCACAGGGTTACCGGGACTCGCAGGTGTCTTTACACTCAACATCGTGTTTTTCTTTATGGGCTGGTACTTTTTAGAGCGATCAGAAATCTAAAGAGGAGGCGTAGAAATGGAACATTTTTGGCTGATCTGGTTGGTTAGTGTACTGTGCGCTCTATGCACGATACCTATTCAATCCAACGTGATTCGCCAACAAGTACAGCTACAAGCCGCCATCTATTCTACTAACAAAGTCCCGCCTGTTTCTGTCATGGTTGCGATTATGATCATTCAGAGTTGTGTATTTTTGGCTCTGGCGACTGCGATAGGTCTATGGCTCATGTCTTCCACTGGTCTTCGACTCTGGATTCTCGATCACTGGGTGTCCAGAGCGGAGCTGCCTTTTTCCATCTGGTCGTTTTGGACTGTATCGATTGGTTCAGGTATCGCGGTAGGCCTCTTGGTAAAATGGTTGGACCGTTCTTTCTTTCAACAACACATGACCACAATAATGGGTAAAGAACCGATTTCATCAAGATTCTTCGGCTTTCTCTCGTCTTTTTACGGAGGGATTTGCGAAGAAGTGCTCATGCGTCTAGGGGTTATGACTGTTGTCGTCTTTTTGGCACAGAAGATGGGATGGTTGGGAAGTTCCTATTGGCTAGGCATCTGTGTGGCCGCCATTGTTTTCGCGGTATCCCATCTTCCAACCAATTACATGACGTACGGAAAAGGTAACGTGGTCACTGTATGGACGTTGTTGCTAAACGGTATCTTGGGCATCTTGTTTGGC
The window above is part of the Brevibacillus brevis NBRC 100599 genome. Proteins encoded here:
- a CDS encoding PLD nuclease N-terminal domain-containing protein is translated as MPFDIQLLAPIIAIQLILAVIALIDLARREAYRVAGGKKWPWALGIIFINTLGPIVYFFVGRKD
- a CDS encoding ABC transporter ATP-binding protein — translated: MRVIECEGLTKEYKEHKALKNVTFSVDGIGCVGFLGGNGAGKTTTIRILTGLAAPTRGKVKVVGYDVVTDRNKVTSEVGYCPQIPAFYNYMTATEWMHWVGKLYGLDKRTIAQRTDELLELCGINEARNRPISGYSGGMKQRLGIAQALIHNPKLLVLDEPVSALDPMGRYDVLLLIEKLKQHMTVFMSTHILDDIERIADHIVIIKDGTVVLSSSLDQLRANHVEPLIEFKLDQQDIDLTDVLNGLTWIREWNLDGGIYKVLINDMEKAKALLPHILLETGGTLAYYRLSASTLEDIFLKVVNN
- a CDS encoding ABC transporter permease, with the translated sequence MTSHPMIRKEFNELVKTYKILIIPIVFIALMITQPITMKMLPDILANSTGLPEGAVIKIPTPSAPEVLSTAISKFSSLGTFVLILIVMGSIAGEKASGVASMVFVKPISRAKYYLAKAITYYTLTMASMLIGMGITAYYTEILFGKLDWTHVWIGTLMYIPNLFLVVTTTLCASSFFSNAVGAGGASLVFNILIFTVPQFLGKFLDMVSPGGLSNAAMMVIQENSTLAQAFITGLPGLAGVFTLNIVFFFMGWYFLERSEI
- a CDS encoding CPBP family glutamic-type intramembrane protease, which encodes MEHFWLIWLVSVLCALCTIPIQSNVIRQQVQLQAAIYSTNKVPPVSVMVAIMIIQSCVFLALATAIGLWLMSSTGLRLWILDHWVSRAELPFSIWSFWTVSIGSGIAVGLLVKWLDRSFFQQHMTTIMGKEPISSRFFGFLSSFYGGICEEVLMRLGVMTVVVFLAQKMGWLGSSYWLGICVAAIVFAVSHLPTNYMTYGKGNVVTVWTLLLNGILGILFGFLYWQYGLEAAIISHFSADIVLHVILKNKTIESRRSK